The following are encoded in a window of Chitinivibrio alkaliphilus ACht1 genomic DNA:
- the fliE gene encoding flagellar hook-basal body complex protein FliE translates to MNLNSVGGADSGLPVHPKGTGQLRGTGEGPRFKDTLNRFVSDVNSMQNEADDSIQRLVSGKTSDVHTVMNTVEEAKIAFNMMMEIRGKVLDAYNELMRMRL, encoded by the coding sequence ATGAATCTGAATTCTGTGGGCGGAGCTGATTCGGGGCTTCCCGTACATCCGAAAGGAACGGGACAACTTCGTGGAACAGGGGAAGGGCCACGATTTAAGGATACCTTAAATCGATTTGTCTCCGATGTAAATTCTATGCAGAATGAGGCCGACGATTCGATACAACGTCTTGTTTCAGGAAAGACATCTGATGTTCATACTGTTATGAATACGGTGGAAGAGGCGAAAATCGCCTTTAACATGATGATGGAGATTCGGGGAAAGGTCCTTGATGCGTATAATGAACTAATGCGGATGAGACTATAG
- the flgC gene encoding flagellar basal body rod protein FlgC, translating into MNELRGMFSGLHVSASGMRAQRVRQNTITSNLANAETTRTPEGGPYKRSFPVFKAQGEVAHDEYYKEGRLGGVATQENHFRIADYRESLQNLKTGMGVEVAEIRKDSRPPRMVHNPAHPDANEEGYVAMPNINIVEEMADMISASRSYEANVTAFNSTKNMLLEALKI; encoded by the coding sequence ATGAATGAATTACGCGGTATGTTTTCAGGGTTACATGTGAGTGCATCTGGTATGCGTGCTCAGCGAGTTCGTCAAAACACCATTACCTCAAATCTTGCCAATGCGGAGACCACTCGTACTCCTGAAGGAGGGCCGTATAAACGCTCTTTTCCTGTATTTAAGGCGCAGGGTGAAGTGGCTCACGACGAGTATTATAAGGAGGGACGTCTTGGCGGTGTGGCAACACAGGAAAATCATTTCCGCATTGCCGACTATCGCGAATCTTTGCAAAATTTAAAAACCGGTATGGGCGTAGAAGTTGCTGAAATTCGTAAGGATTCACGTCCTCCGAGGATGGTACATAATCCAGCCCACCCTGATGCAAATGAAGAAGGCTATGTGGCTATGCCGAATATAAATATCGTGGAAGAAATGGCTGATATGATTTCTGCAAGTAGATCCTATGAGGCTAATGTAACAGCCTTTAATTCCACGAAGAACATGCTCCTTGAAGCATTAAAGATTTAA
- the flgB gene encoding flagellar basal body rod protein FlgB: MIHGVVHSNPVNRVLTKSLGARAERNSVIANNIANAETPGFQRKEVRFEDHLRRALDSRALRGSTTQKKHLPLGSTRPEEVSHRVVRPNDPTLPSGVNNVDIDTEMAELAENEIGFRYAVNFLNGRHQKMNAAIQGNSVQG, encoded by the coding sequence ATGATACATGGAGTAGTACATTCAAATCCGGTAAATCGGGTTTTAACAAAGAGTTTAGGCGCTCGGGCTGAGAGAAATTCCGTTATTGCAAATAATATTGCCAATGCGGAGACGCCCGGTTTTCAGCGCAAAGAGGTGCGTTTTGAGGATCACTTGCGTCGTGCCCTCGATAGTCGAGCTCTTCGCGGTAGTACCACACAAAAGAAGCATCTTCCCTTAGGCTCTACGCGCCCTGAAGAAGTGAGTCATCGTGTGGTTCGCCCCAATGACCCCACTCTTCCCAGCGGTGTTAATAATGTCGATATTGATACGGAAATGGCCGAATTGGCAGAAAATGAGATCGGTTTTCGTTATGCCGTAAATTTTCTTAATGGGCGGCATCAAAAAATGAATGCTGCTATACAGGGCAATAGTGTACAAGGGTAG
- a CDS encoding methyl-accepting chemotaxis protein produces the protein MSVKNMSLKMKLIGGFGIVAAITLIVGAVGLWSVNTLDGRLEEVGEVRLPSVQNVLRMEASLEELSTHLRSLLIPGLTVEQRREYYTDIADARRRYQDAYDIFAPLPQTDEEARVWEQFEREFPRWAEVNDNILDLHRDFDGMGITNPQELVSDLQEFRGDHYALEVQVANLISAGEEFQGGEDPTACNFGRWIPEFETNNRDLQRLITRMAEPHDRFHAAVHDIKHAVEAGNTNRAQQIFINQMQPASDDVFDYFNQMIEMAQEAEVLYEELYALTMEDSYEYQQEVFGYINETVRVNSRVAQEAMAAASRDANIAVVLAVFGMIAGTVIALILGFTLALTISKALEKIIAELGSGSEQVAAASEQLSSSSQTLSQGASEQASSIEEVSSSLEEISAQSKQNSQNAQEANTLSKEVESRSKKGASTMNDLSSAMDQIKKSSDETAKIIKSIDDIASQTNLLALNAAVEAARAGDAGKGFAVVAEEVRNLSQRAAEAAKNTAALIEQSQGYAENGVSLSTKTRESISEIMESAGKVSALVDEVNASSEEQTRGVEEINSNVSQLDQVTQENAANAEESASSSEELASQAESLSAIVDDLGQLIYGVGAQQAQSSRGRDHRPAAPSHRVEHRQNHGSSNHGSYHPPVKKQQVSREVHPDTVLPMDDEDFEKF, from the coding sequence ATGTCAGTGAAAAATATGAGCCTTAAAATGAAGTTGATCGGCGGGTTTGGTATTGTTGCCGCCATCACTCTTATCGTGGGGGCTGTGGGGTTGTGGAGTGTGAATACCCTTGATGGCCGTCTTGAAGAAGTGGGGGAAGTACGCCTTCCTTCTGTACAGAATGTGTTACGTATGGAGGCCTCCCTTGAGGAGTTGTCTACCCATCTTCGAAGCCTTCTTATTCCCGGTCTTACCGTGGAGCAACGTCGTGAATATTATACGGATATTGCCGATGCCCGCCGTCGATATCAGGATGCCTATGATATTTTTGCGCCTCTTCCCCAGACTGATGAAGAAGCACGGGTGTGGGAGCAGTTTGAACGAGAATTTCCCCGTTGGGCAGAAGTAAATGATAATATATTGGATCTCCACCGTGATTTTGATGGTATGGGTATTACGAACCCACAAGAGCTTGTGAGTGATTTACAGGAGTTTCGCGGAGATCACTACGCCCTAGAAGTGCAGGTGGCAAATCTTATCTCTGCAGGGGAAGAGTTTCAAGGGGGGGAAGACCCCACGGCGTGTAACTTCGGCCGCTGGATACCGGAGTTTGAGACAAACAATCGGGATCTCCAGCGTTTGATTACCCGTATGGCGGAGCCCCATGATAGATTTCACGCGGCGGTGCATGACATAAAGCATGCTGTTGAAGCAGGAAATACTAATCGTGCACAACAGATTTTTATTAACCAAATGCAGCCGGCCTCTGATGACGTCTTTGACTATTTTAACCAGATGATAGAAATGGCCCAAGAGGCAGAAGTGTTGTATGAAGAACTCTATGCGCTTACCATGGAAGATTCCTACGAATATCAGCAGGAGGTCTTTGGGTATATTAATGAAACGGTTCGTGTTAATTCCCGGGTTGCCCAAGAAGCGATGGCTGCGGCAAGCCGGGATGCAAATATTGCCGTCGTTCTCGCTGTTTTTGGGATGATTGCCGGAACAGTTATTGCTCTGATACTCGGATTTACCCTTGCTCTTACGATTAGCAAAGCCCTTGAAAAAATAATTGCTGAACTGGGCAGTGGTTCAGAACAGGTGGCTGCCGCCTCTGAACAGCTCTCTTCTTCATCTCAGACCCTTTCCCAGGGGGCAAGCGAGCAGGCTTCCAGTATTGAGGAAGTATCCAGCAGTCTTGAAGAGATCTCTGCACAGAGTAAGCAGAATTCTCAAAATGCTCAGGAAGCCAATACTCTTTCAAAAGAGGTGGAAAGCCGAAGTAAAAAGGGTGCTTCAACCATGAACGATTTGAGTTCTGCCATGGATCAGATTAAAAAATCTTCCGATGAGACTGCAAAAATTATCAAGAGTATTGATGATATTGCTTCTCAAACAAACCTCTTGGCTCTGAATGCCGCCGTGGAAGCTGCCCGTGCCGGTGATGCAGGGAAAGGCTTTGCCGTTGTGGCAGAAGAGGTTCGTAATTTGTCTCAGCGTGCAGCTGAAGCGGCAAAAAACACGGCAGCCTTGATTGAACAATCCCAAGGGTATGCGGAAAATGGGGTGTCTCTATCCACTAAAACCCGTGAATCAATTAGTGAAATTATGGAGAGTGCCGGTAAGGTCTCTGCCTTGGTTGATGAGGTAAATGCGTCAAGTGAAGAGCAGACACGCGGGGTTGAAGAGATTAACAGTAATGTTTCTCAATTGGATCAGGTTACCCAGGAGAATGCTGCCAATGCAGAAGAGTCAGCCTCTTCCTCTGAAGAGCTTGCTAGTCAGGCTGAAAGCCTTTCGGCCATTGTTGATGACCTTGGGCAGCTTATTTATGGTGTTGGGGCTCAACAAGCACAGTCGTCTCGTGGAAGAGATCATCGTCCTGCAGCTCCCAGCCATCGTGTGGAACATCGGCAAAATCATGGTTCTTCTAACCATGGTTCTTATCACCCGCCGGTGAAGAAACAGCAGGTGTCTCGTGAGGTCCACCCTGATACGGTGCTTCCCATGGATGATGAGGATTTCGAAAAGTTTTAA
- a CDS encoding chemotaxis protein CheW gives MPEDAQRVDSEIGEKLAGKYLTFHLGDESYGLGILKVQQIIHMQDITAVPKTPDFIAGVINLRGKVIPVVELRRKFDMETIAYTDDTVIIVVQVEREEDTLIMGVIVDGVREVLEVSSDHIEKTPAFGTAVDTAFILGVAKLQEKVVMLLDIDKVLSSKEIETVSNITE, from the coding sequence ATGCCGGAAGATGCACAGCGGGTTGACTCAGAGATTGGGGAAAAGCTTGCGGGCAAATATCTCACATTTCATTTGGGAGATGAGTCATACGGTTTAGGAATTTTGAAAGTACAGCAGATTATTCACATGCAGGATATTACGGCTGTTCCGAAAACACCGGATTTCATTGCCGGGGTAATCAATCTTCGTGGAAAAGTTATTCCCGTGGTTGAGTTACGCCGGAAGTTTGACATGGAAACCATTGCGTATACCGATGATACGGTGATTATTGTTGTCCAAGTAGAACGGGAGGAAGACACCCTTATCATGGGGGTTATTGTAGATGGGGTGCGTGAAGTTCTGGAGGTTTCTTCAGACCATATTGAGAAAACCCCTGCCTTTGGCACTGCCGTTGACACTGCCTTTATTCTTGGTGTGGCAAAGCTACAGGAGAAGGTAGTGATGCTTTTGGATATTGACAAGGTACTCTCATCAAAAGAGATTGAAACTGTTTCAAACATCACAGAGTAA
- the trpA gene encoding tryptophan synthase subunit alpha, translating into MNRTNRLTSLFATKKQDILNIYVTAGYPRGEDTVRVVTDIARAGADIVELGMPYSDPLADGETIQESSRHALKQGLTLHNIFDMVRAIRRESEVPLVLMGYVNQVMQYGIEAFVAACVESGVDGLIIPDLPAEVYREEYHDLFTRANLGISFLVTPQTSSERISMLANLSSAFLYVVSSSAITGGTGGISPEQIAYFQSVAKHAGDTPKLIGFGISDKDTFATACSYAEGAIIGSAFIRELGKRGPGEAASFVRSILS; encoded by the coding sequence ATGAATAGAACAAACAGACTGACAAGCCTCTTTGCAACAAAGAAGCAGGATATCCTCAATATCTATGTTACCGCTGGTTACCCCCGTGGGGAGGATACGGTGCGTGTGGTGACAGACATTGCCCGGGCCGGGGCTGATATTGTGGAGCTTGGTATGCCCTACTCTGACCCCCTTGCAGATGGTGAGACGATTCAAGAGAGCTCCCGCCATGCTCTGAAGCAGGGGCTTACCTTACACAATATCTTTGATATGGTGCGTGCTATTCGCCGAGAGTCAGAGGTCCCTCTTGTCTTAATGGGCTATGTAAACCAGGTAATGCAGTATGGTATTGAAGCATTTGTGGCTGCCTGTGTAGAGAGTGGGGTTGATGGCCTTATTATCCCAGATCTTCCGGCAGAAGTGTATCGAGAAGAGTACCATGATCTTTTTACTCGTGCAAATCTTGGAATTTCTTTTTTGGTTACGCCTCAAACATCTTCGGAACGAATTTCCATGCTTGCCAATCTGAGTTCAGCCTTTCTATATGTTGTCTCCAGTTCTGCCATAACGGGAGGTACTGGAGGTATCAGCCCTGAGCAAATAGCGTATTTCCAGAGCGTTGCAAAACATGCTGGTGATACTCCAAAGTTGATTGGTTTTGGTATTTCAGATAAAGATACTTTTGCAACAGCCTGCTCTTATGCTGAGGGGGCGATTATCGGCTCTGCCTTTATTCGGGAACTTGGAAAGAGGGGGCCAGGGGAGGCTGCTTCCTTTGTTCGATCTATTCTTTCATAA
- the trpB gene encoding tryptophan synthase subunit beta — MTKKYAVSSQGYYGRFGGAWIPEMLHANVEELRCCYSEILNSASFQREFHTILQEYCGRPTPLTYAARLSELYGYTIYLKREDLNHTGAHKLNNTVGQILLAERMGKTRIIAETGAGQHGVATATVCAMRGLSCVVYMGEVDMARQEPNVKRMQMLGAEVRPAKSGSRTLKDATNEAIRDWIAHPEDTYYLIGSVIGPHPYPDMVARLQAITGEEIRSQYIEKEGALPTAIIACVGGGSNAAGAFYPFLDEPSVRIIEAEAAGKGIDSGASAATSILGKEGVIHGCRTLLMQDDDGQIIEPYSLSAGLDYPGIGPLHAHLISTGRAEVYPVTDAAALQAAFLLTKQEGIIPALESAHALAILDICSFASGDGIVVNVSGRGDKDMATYISAMEETK; from the coding sequence ATGACTAAAAAATATGCTGTATCTTCACAGGGCTATTATGGCCGGTTTGGTGGCGCGTGGATACCAGAGATGCTTCATGCAAATGTGGAGGAGTTACGTTGTTGTTATTCAGAAATTTTAAATAGTGCGTCTTTTCAGCGTGAGTTTCACACAATTTTGCAGGAATATTGTGGACGTCCAACCCCTCTTACTTACGCCGCCCGTCTTTCAGAATTGTACGGATATACGATCTATTTGAAACGGGAAGATCTTAATCATACCGGGGCGCATAAACTTAATAATACCGTTGGGCAAATACTTCTTGCTGAACGTATGGGAAAAACCCGTATTATCGCAGAGACAGGAGCCGGGCAGCATGGGGTTGCTACGGCAACGGTGTGTGCCATGCGGGGGCTTTCCTGTGTTGTATACATGGGAGAAGTTGACATGGCTCGCCAAGAACCCAATGTGAAACGTATGCAGATGCTTGGAGCGGAGGTGCGTCCGGCAAAGTCGGGAAGCAGAACCTTAAAAGATGCTACAAATGAGGCTATTCGTGATTGGATTGCTCATCCTGAAGATACATACTATTTAATTGGTTCTGTCATTGGCCCACATCCCTATCCGGATATGGTGGCCCGCCTTCAGGCAATTACCGGTGAGGAGATACGATCTCAATATATAGAGAAAGAGGGCGCGTTGCCCACGGCTATTATTGCTTGTGTAGGGGGGGGAAGTAATGCCGCCGGTGCATTTTATCCTTTTCTTGATGAACCCTCTGTTCGAATTATTGAAGCGGAAGCTGCAGGAAAAGGGATCGACTCTGGTGCGTCTGCTGCAACCTCAATTCTGGGCAAGGAGGGAGTAATTCATGGATGCCGAACCCTTTTAATGCAGGATGATGATGGGCAGATTATTGAGCCTTATTCTCTTTCAGCGGGACTTGATTACCCTGGAATTGGGCCGCTCCATGCACATCTTATTTCAACAGGTCGGGCAGAGGTGTATCCAGTAACTGATGCTGCTGCTCTGCAGGCTGCATTTTTACTCACAAAACAGGAAGGAATTATTCCAGCCTTGGAGTCTGCCCATGCCTTGGCGATTCTTGACATCTGTTCTTTTGCTTCAGGAGACGGTATTGTGGTAAATGTTTCAGGACGTGGGGATAAAGATATGGCTACGTATATTTCTGCCATGGAGGAAACAAAATGA
- a CDS encoding phosphoribosylanthranilate isomerase: MRCIKLCGMMIPAQLHAVRSLKVDYVGAIFYEKSPRYAADIPGFSAAFSQVAQEKNTLGVFVNASSDKIYAMSERFPFSTVQLHGTETPEQCRSLRRSFTVVKAFGVDAFFSFSEVAAYEDVVDFFVFDTKCSGHGGSGRSFDWDILHAYGGDTPFLLSGGIGPHTLSAIRDFSHPALMGVDINSRFERAPGDKNMEQVEFFCKEYKGYD; this comes from the coding sequence ATGCGCTGTATAAAACTATGCGGCATGATGATTCCCGCACAGCTGCACGCGGTACGCTCTCTTAAGGTAGACTACGTGGGGGCTATTTTTTATGAAAAATCTCCGCGCTATGCCGCTGATATACCGGGGTTTTCTGCGGCCTTTTCCCAGGTTGCACAAGAAAAGAATACCCTTGGAGTATTTGTGAATGCTTCTTCTGACAAAATCTATGCCATGAGTGAACGATTCCCTTTTTCAACGGTGCAGCTACACGGTACAGAAACACCGGAACAGTGCCGGAGTCTTCGTCGCTCCTTTACAGTGGTTAAGGCCTTCGGTGTTGATGCTTTTTTTTCCTTCTCCGAGGTGGCTGCCTATGAAGATGTGGTTGATTTCTTTGTTTTTGATACCAAATGTAGCGGTCACGGGGGAAGTGGTCGTTCCTTCGACTGGGATATCTTGCATGCCTATGGCGGTGACACACCGTTTCTTCTCTCTGGAGGAATTGGGCCGCACACCCTTTCAGCGATACGTGACTTTTCTCATCCCGCTTTGATGGGAGTAGATATTAACAGCCGTTTTGAACGGGCTCCTGGAGACAAAAATATGGAACAGGTAGAATTTTTCTGTAAGGAATATAAGGGTTATGACTAA
- the trpC gene encoding indole-3-glycerol phosphate synthase TrpC, which translates to MNVLQNIAKHMYTVVERRRNLVSPSVLEKSCFFSKKCISARDALEKRGSSGIIAEFKRRSPSKGDINTTADPLETALGYEASGAAAVSVLTNSRYFGGSAEFLCLIANSLTIPVLRKEFIIDEYQIIEAKALGADFILLICEILTAEEIRRFTQCAHTLGMEVLLELHSEEQINKISDEVDLIGINNRDLTTFTVDLDASCRMIEQLPRDSVVVAESGIDTPDTVDALRSRGFQGFLMGEYFMKQSRPDKVCGDFVRAVQCAV; encoded by the coding sequence ATGAATGTGTTACAAAATATTGCAAAACATATGTATACAGTTGTGGAGCGACGTCGGAATCTTGTCTCTCCATCTGTCTTAGAAAAAAGCTGTTTTTTTTCAAAAAAGTGTATTTCTGCCCGGGATGCCCTCGAAAAACGGGGGAGTTCCGGGATAATTGCCGAGTTTAAACGTCGTTCTCCCAGCAAAGGAGATATTAATACGACGGCTGATCCTCTGGAGACAGCCTTGGGGTATGAAGCGAGTGGTGCAGCGGCCGTGTCGGTACTGACCAATAGCCGCTATTTTGGCGGCAGTGCGGAATTTCTCTGCCTTATTGCAAATAGTTTGACCATTCCGGTATTACGGAAAGAGTTTATTATTGATGAATATCAGATTATTGAAGCAAAGGCTCTTGGAGCAGACTTTATTCTCCTTATCTGTGAGATTCTCACTGCTGAAGAAATTCGTCGTTTTACGCAGTGTGCTCATACTCTTGGCATGGAAGTTCTTCTTGAGCTGCATAGTGAAGAGCAGATTAACAAAATTTCTGACGAGGTTGATCTCATCGGAATTAACAATCGCGATCTTACCACTTTTACCGTTGATCTTGACGCATCGTGCAGAATGATAGAACAATTACCGCGGGATTCAGTTGTGGTTGCAGAGTCGGGAATTGATACACCGGATACGGTAGATGCCTTACGTTCTCGTGGGTTTCAAGGGTTCTTAATGGGGGAATACTTTATGAAACAAAGCAGACCCGACAAAGTGTGTGGTGATTTTGTACGGGCAGTACAATGCGCTGTATAA
- the trpD gene encoding anthranilate phosphoribosyltransferase, translating to MKDLLRRLTQGEELTTGEAHTLLIEITEGKHTSAQIGALLALFSMRQITPAELDGFRRALLEKAVIPDLGTRDAIDMCGTGGDGKNTFNISTLASLVVAGAGYPVIKHGNYGVSSSCGSTTILEACGYTPTSDAARLREQLREHNFCYLHAPLFHPSMKSVGPIRKELGFKTFFNMIGPLVNPVQPVYQYVGVFAPFVGDIYNEILQSCRTRYTIVHSYDGYDECSLTDTVRLTGTDGFGEYTPSELGAQVITPDKLHGETDLSDARDLFLRILENKGSREQQEVVRVNAALAIQTINSALSLPQAMEKAAHSLDSGAARRVLAAVVGESS from the coding sequence ATGAAAGATCTTTTACGCCGTCTTACCCAAGGAGAAGAGCTGACTACCGGGGAAGCTCATACTCTTCTCATTGAGATTACTGAGGGAAAACACACCTCTGCCCAGATTGGTGCTCTTCTTGCCTTGTTTTCCATGCGGCAGATAACTCCGGCAGAGCTCGATGGGTTTCGCCGTGCCCTGCTTGAAAAAGCTGTTATACCTGATCTTGGAACCCGTGATGCTATTGATATGTGTGGTACCGGGGGAGATGGGAAGAACACTTTTAACATATCAACCCTTGCTTCTTTAGTTGTTGCCGGAGCAGGCTATCCTGTCATCAAACATGGAAATTACGGTGTGTCCAGTTCGTGCGGAAGTACGACAATTTTGGAGGCGTGTGGATATACGCCTACCAGTGATGCGGCACGATTACGAGAGCAGTTACGGGAGCATAATTTCTGCTATCTCCATGCGCCCCTATTTCACCCCTCCATGAAAAGTGTTGGACCGATTCGTAAGGAGTTGGGTTTTAAAACTTTTTTTAATATGATTGGCCCCTTGGTAAATCCGGTACAGCCTGTATATCAATATGTTGGTGTATTTGCCCCCTTTGTCGGTGATATCTATAATGAGATTTTACAATCCTGTAGAACACGATATACCATAGTCCATTCATATGATGGATATGATGAGTGCTCTCTTACTGATACCGTGCGTCTTACCGGTACGGATGGTTTTGGCGAATATACTCCATCAGAGCTGGGGGCGCAGGTAATTACTCCTGATAAATTACATGGTGAAACCGATCTATCTGATGCCCGTGATCTTTTTTTACGCATTTTAGAAAACAAGGGGAGTCGAGAGCAACAGGAGGTTGTTCGGGTCAATGCGGCCCTTGCGATTCAAACAATTAATAGCGCCCTCTCTCTTCCACAGGCCATGGAAAAAGCGGCGCACTCCCTTGATTCTGGAGCAGCACGACGAGTATTAGCTGCCGTGGTAGGAGAGTCATCATGA
- a CDS encoding anthranilate synthase component II, protein MILLLDNYDSFTYNLAHSIREITGRQVSIFRNDEIELAEVEAYDTIILSPGPGIPDEAGILKPLIEKYYRTKNIFGVCLGYQAINEVLGGKIINLDTVYHGVATQMNVIHEDSIFHGIPRPFSAGRYHSWVIDPKTLPEELICTCEDEAGQVMGISHKEYNLRGVQFHPESILTPHGDAIIENFLRISTEI, encoded by the coding sequence ATGATTCTACTACTTGATAACTATGATTCATTTACCTATAATCTTGCACACAGTATACGGGAGATTACGGGGCGCCAAGTTTCTATTTTCCGTAATGATGAAATTGAACTTGCTGAGGTGGAAGCATACGATACAATCATCCTTTCTCCCGGTCCAGGTATACCTGATGAAGCGGGCATTTTAAAGCCTCTTATAGAAAAATATTATCGGACAAAGAATATCTTTGGCGTTTGTCTTGGATATCAAGCCATTAACGAAGTATTGGGAGGAAAAATCATTAATCTTGATACGGTGTATCACGGCGTGGCAACACAGATGAATGTTATTCACGAGGATAGTATCTTTCACGGAATTCCTCGTCCCTTTTCCGCTGGCAGGTACCATTCATGGGTGATAGATCCGAAGACGCTGCCGGAAGAGTTAATTTGCACGTGCGAAGATGAGGCCGGTCAGGTTATGGGTATTTCTCATAAAGAATATAATCTTCGTGGTGTACAGTTTCATCCTGAGTCAATACTGACTCCTCATGGAGATGCTATAATAGAGAATTTTTTACGAATAAGTACTGAGATATAA
- a CDS encoding anthranilate synthase component I family protein — MRIACKTKRFLGDRINIINCTAALRERFSRVFLLESSDYHARENSTTLICFDVLGEFSLEDGVASVTFNGKKEQWSVQNDISEKIHDFMNCFHISGAEEQCNGIFGYCGFDSVSYFDTHILQGDSRDQIPEMHYTFFRYILSINPFDNECILVENCPEAEASRIDEISEYLHGASVYSGQFSRRGQEYSTMTDTEFMDLVTKGKEHCQRGDVFQIVLSRRFSQPFTGDDFQVYRALRSVNPSPYLFYFDFGDFRIMGSSPEAEVLVKDQEAELHPIAGTYRRSGDDEYDKQRALELSADPKESSEHVMLVDLARNDMSRHCKNVTVRRFKEIQYFSHVIHLVSRVCGTLNTPHSAVSVLGDTFPAGTLSGAPKYRAVELIDQYEPHRRGYYGGALGYISFSGDVNHAITIRSFLSSKNVLEYQAGAGVVISSREEGELDEVNNKLAALKRAIMIAEELP; from the coding sequence ATGCGCATAGCCTGTAAAACTAAACGGTTTCTCGGAGACCGAATAAACATTATTAATTGCACTGCAGCCTTGCGGGAGCGTTTTTCCCGAGTGTTCCTTTTAGAAAGTTCAGATTACCATGCGCGGGAAAATTCTACAACGCTCATCTGCTTTGATGTGTTGGGAGAATTTTCTCTTGAAGATGGCGTTGCTTCAGTAACTTTCAATGGAAAAAAAGAGCAGTGGTCGGTGCAGAATGATATTTCGGAAAAAATTCATGATTTTATGAACTGTTTTCATATTTCCGGAGCAGAAGAGCAGTGCAATGGTATCTTCGGCTATTGCGGTTTTGACTCAGTCTCATATTTTGATACGCATATCTTACAAGGAGATTCGCGAGATCAGATTCCAGAAATGCACTATACTTTTTTTCGGTATATCCTGTCTATTAACCCCTTTGATAATGAGTGTATCCTTGTAGAGAATTGTCCCGAGGCAGAGGCTTCTCGCATAGATGAGATAAGTGAATACCTTCATGGGGCATCAGTGTATTCTGGTCAGTTTTCACGAAGGGGGCAGGAATACTCAACCATGACCGATACGGAGTTTATGGACCTTGTTACCAAAGGAAAAGAGCACTGTCAACGGGGTGATGTATTCCAAATTGTCCTTTCCCGTCGTTTTTCTCAGCCCTTTACGGGGGACGATTTTCAGGTATATCGAGCGCTCCGCTCTGTCAACCCATCTCCCTACCTCTTTTATTTTGATTTTGGAGATTTTCGTATTATGGGTTCTTCCCCTGAGGCTGAGGTGCTTGTGAAAGATCAAGAGGCGGAGTTGCATCCCATTGCAGGAACATATCGCCGTAGCGGCGATGATGAATATGATAAACAGCGTGCCTTAGAACTTTCCGCTGATCCCAAAGAGAGTTCTGAACATGTGATGCTTGTTGATTTAGCCCGCAATGACATGAGTAGACACTGTAAAAATGTGACGGTGCGCCGTTTTAAGGAAATACAATATTTTAGTCACGTTATTCATTTAGTATCCCGTGTTTGTGGCACTCTGAACACTCCTCATTCAGCAGTTTCTGTTTTGGGGGATACCTTTCCTGCAGGAACACTTTCTGGGGCACCGAAATATCGTGCCGTAGAATTGATTGATCAGTATGAGCCACACCGGAGAGGGTATTACGGTGGCGCCTTGGGGTATATTTCATTTTCGGGAGATGTAAATCACGCCATAACTATTCGCTCATTTTTGAGTTCAAAGAATGTTTTGGAGTATCAGGCCGGCGCGGGGGTGGTTATTTCTTCTCGTGAAGAGGGCGAATTGGATGAAGTTAACAATAAACTAGCTGCACTGAAACGAGCCATTATGATTGCGGAGGAGTTGCCATGA